In Kordia antarctica, the following proteins share a genomic window:
- a CDS encoding acyl-CoA thioesterase, translating into MRSHEINVRIRYAETDQMGVVYHGNYVQFIEMGRTEWLRVLGISYKEMEEAGVMLPVISITMNYKKSAYYDDVLTIRTTLKKLPSVKIEFDFEILNEKEEIITVGSTVLAFINMKTKRPMKCPAHLIEKLSTIDF; encoded by the coding sequence TTGAGAAGTCACGAAATAAATGTAAGAATTAGATATGCCGAAACCGACCAAATGGGCGTTGTTTATCACGGTAACTATGTGCAATTCATAGAAATGGGGCGAACTGAGTGGTTACGCGTTTTAGGAATTTCATATAAAGAAATGGAAGAAGCTGGTGTAATGCTTCCTGTAATTTCAATTACGATGAATTATAAGAAATCTGCGTATTACGATGATGTACTGACGATTAGAACAACGCTTAAAAAATTACCGTCTGTTAAGATTGAATTTGACTTCGAAATTTTGAACGAAAAAGAGGAAATTATTACTGTCGGAAGCACCGTTTTGGCATTCATTAATATGAAGACGAAAAGACCAATGAAATGTCCTGCGCATTTGATCGAAAAATTATCGACGATTGACTTTTGA
- a CDS encoding N-acetyltransferase yields the protein MVIIETVTGKSHRVEISLVDTKDYQNLTKKRYFFDWKEEKLFEVYKLCLVGSNEILGLISLQRMPSEWRIHIRLLTVSIENQGKKKLYNNIVGNLLAHAAKIAIFDYAELACVSLRPKTEIAKHYIDTYNMMVTGLTLSIEVPEILNLINKFDHD from the coding sequence ATGGTAATTATTGAAACTGTAACAGGAAAATCACATCGTGTGGAAATATCACTTGTTGACACTAAAGATTATCAAAATTTAACTAAAAAACGCTATTTCTTTGATTGGAAAGAAGAGAAACTTTTTGAAGTATATAAACTGTGCCTTGTTGGTAGTAATGAAATATTAGGACTAATTTCATTACAACGAATGCCTTCCGAATGGAGAATACACATACGTTTGCTTACCGTTTCGATTGAAAATCAAGGAAAAAAGAAGCTTTACAATAACATTGTGGGAAACTTATTAGCGCATGCTGCAAAAATTGCAATATTCGATTATGCTGAATTGGCGTGTGTTTCTTTAAGACCAAAAACTGAAATAGCGAAACATTATATTGATACATATAATATGATGGTAACAGGATTGACGTTGAGTATAGAAGTACCCGAAATATTAAACTTGATAAACAAATTTGATCATGACTAA
- the dnaA gene encoding chromosomal replication initiator protein DnaA, with protein sequence MSVTAQSVWDNCLSFIKDNIQPQAYKTWFEPIMPVKLANKALSIQVPSKFFYEWLEEHYVKLLKVALVKELGNTARLVYIIKMENTYGNKKPFTEKIPSSNRSGLRAQEIDVPTKNKSPELKNPFIIPGIRNVKIESQLNPNYNFDNFLEGDSNRLARSAGMAVANKPGGTSFNPLLIFGGVGLGKTHLAHAIGVEIKDKYPEKTVLYISAEKFTQQYIESVKKNTRNDFIHFYQLIDVLIIDDVQFFSGKSGTQDVFFHIFNHLHQNGKQVILTSDKAPVDMQDIEQRLLSRFKWGLSAELQTPDFETRVSIVKNKLYRDGVEMPDDIIEYVAKHIKSNVRELEGAIISLIAQSSFNKKEVTIELAKQVVEKFVKNTKREVSIDYIQKVVSDYFQMDVSTLQSKTRKRHIVQARQLAMFFAKKFTKASLASIGSQIGKRDHATVLHACKTVDNLSSTDKQFRKYVEDLTKKLSL encoded by the coding sequence ATGAGTGTAACTGCGCAATCAGTATGGGATAACTGTCTGTCTTTCATAAAAGACAACATTCAACCGCAAGCATATAAAACTTGGTTTGAGCCTATAATGCCTGTAAAGTTAGCAAATAAAGCGCTAAGCATTCAAGTACCTAGCAAGTTTTTTTATGAATGGTTAGAAGAGCATTACGTAAAGTTATTAAAAGTTGCTCTAGTTAAAGAATTAGGAAATACAGCACGATTGGTGTACATTATTAAGATGGAAAATACATACGGCAATAAGAAACCGTTTACAGAAAAAATTCCAAGTTCTAATCGTAGCGGTCTAAGAGCACAAGAAATTGATGTGCCAACCAAAAATAAAAGTCCCGAACTGAAAAATCCGTTTATCATTCCTGGTATCAGAAATGTGAAAATTGAATCTCAGCTAAATCCAAATTATAATTTCGACAATTTCCTTGAAGGCGATTCTAACCGTTTGGCCAGATCTGCAGGAATGGCAGTTGCCAACAAACCTGGAGGAACGTCGTTTAATCCACTATTAATTTTTGGTGGTGTTGGATTAGGAAAAACACATCTTGCACACGCAATTGGTGTTGAAATCAAAGACAAATACCCTGAAAAGACGGTTTTATATATCTCTGCGGAGAAATTTACACAACAATACATAGAATCTGTAAAGAAGAATACACGAAACGATTTTATACATTTTTATCAATTGATAGATGTTTTAATTATAGATGATGTTCAGTTTTTCTCTGGAAAATCGGGAACACAAGATGTTTTCTTCCACATTTTCAATCACTTACACCAAAACGGAAAGCAAGTCATTCTAACATCTGACAAAGCACCTGTGGACATGCAAGATATTGAGCAACGCTTATTATCTCGTTTCAAATGGGGACTTTCTGCCGAGTTACAAACTCCTGATTTTGAAACACGTGTTTCTATTGTAAAAAACAAACTTTATCGTGATGGTGTAGAAATGCCTGATGATATTATAGAATATGTTGCGAAGCACATCAAATCGAATGTACGCGAATTAGAAGGCGCAATTATTTCATTGATCGCGCAATCATCATTCAACAAAAAAGAAGTGACGATTGAATTGGCGAAACAAGTCGTTGAAAAATTCGTAAAGAATACAAAACGAGAAGTTTCAATCGATTATATTCAAAAAGTCGTTTCAGATTATTTCCAAATGGACGTTTCTACGTTGCAATCTAAAACACGTAAACGTCACATTGTACAAGCAAGACAATTGGCTATGTTTTTCGCGAAGAAATTCACAAAAGCATCGTTGGCAAGTATTGGTTCGCAAATTGGAAAACGTGATCACG
- a CDS encoding DUF2306 domain-containing protein has translation MNTFATYLIYIHATLGGIAFIAGFIAIITKKGGNYHKKSGIIFYYTMLFSALSALVIAVLPTHENPFLFTIGVFSSYFIITGYRALRFKKPNPSLLIDKIIASVMIITGIVMILYPIIITGRLNIILTIFGAVGIIMAIRDFMLFKNAKKLRKGWLKLHIGKMLGGYISAVTAFVVVNQFIPGIAGWLTPSVFGVAYMMFWFWKLNKKSSKKSVKI, from the coding sequence ATGAACACATTTGCAACCTATCTCATTTACATACATGCAACGCTTGGCGGAATTGCTTTCATTGCAGGATTCATCGCCATCATCACAAAAAAAGGCGGAAACTATCATAAAAAATCTGGAATCATATTTTATTACACCATGTTATTTTCTGCACTATCAGCGTTGGTAATTGCAGTATTACCAACACATGAAAATCCATTTCTATTCACCATCGGAGTATTCAGCTCCTATTTTATCATCACAGGATATCGCGCATTGCGATTCAAAAAGCCAAATCCTTCACTATTAATTGACAAAATAATTGCTAGTGTAATGATTATTACAGGAATTGTAATGATTCTTTATCCAATCATAATCACGGGAAGACTAAACATTATATTAACAATTTTTGGCGCAGTCGGAATTATAATGGCAATAAGAGATTTCATGTTGTTTAAAAACGCTAAAAAACTCCGCAAAGGTTGGCTCAAACTACACATTGGAAAAATGCTTGGCGGTTACATTTCGGCTGTAACTGCATTCGTTGTCGTGAATCAATTCATTCCTGGAATTGCAGGTTGGTTAACGCCAAGTGTTTTTGGAGTTGCATATATGATGTTTTGGTTTTGGAAACTGAACAAGAAATCGTCTAAAAAATCAGTGAAAATTTAA